In a single window of the Candidatus Dormiibacterota bacterium genome:
- a CDS encoding ABC transporter substrate-binding protein — MHRDDPAPRVRPLAAALLAVTLASAAVTACAPAGPAPKKEEQVFRFRLHEDPPTLDPALSNDQFSEAVILNVNRGLVELDPLTLEIHPAVADSWTISPDNRVYTFHLRDGVRFHNDRAVTSQDVAYSFKRLLRKETGSPRRFLLEPLEGAGEFIGGKSADVKGLETPDDRTVVLRLSKPFAPFLSQLTMANAAILPKEVYDDPGKAYLRAPVGCGPFRFARWEQANFIELAAFGGYYGGRPALDRVIIRMIENRASALQEYIAGGLDSLDETPSVTDTAMMEKIGKDVRKYPFIGTGYIGFNLALPPFAGNPDLRKAFNYAVDKAYLWEVLSPGGNTPANGIIPPGIPGHDADLPGYPHDEAKARSLLAKAGYPGGKGLPPIALWVNTGEDNRKIATQIQSDLKTIGVDISIREVDWGAYISGVSGTAEKPGQAQMFRFGWYLDYPDADAILRPLLSSANWGPAGNFGRYKNPAFDALVDRALSLTDPKERALLYGKAEKIAVMDDAVWIFLNYYQSETLYKPYVKGVVLSPLGEFRLPLERLRIERDAI, encoded by the coding sequence ATGCACAGAGACGACCCCGCCCCTCGCGTCCGCCCCCTGGCCGCGGCCCTGCTCGCCGTCACCCTGGCCTCGGCCGCGGTCACCGCCTGCGCCCCCGCGGGCCCCGCCCCGAAGAAGGAGGAGCAGGTCTTCCGCTTCCGGCTGCACGAGGATCCGCCGACGCTCGATCCGGCCCTGTCGAACGATCAGTTCTCCGAGGCGGTCATCCTGAACGTCAACCGCGGCCTGGTCGAGCTCGACCCGCTCACGCTCGAGATCCATCCGGCGGTCGCCGACTCCTGGACGATTTCCCCCGACAACCGCGTGTACACCTTCCACCTGCGCGACGGCGTCCGGTTCCACAACGACCGCGCGGTGACGTCCCAGGACGTGGCGTATTCCTTCAAGCGACTTCTGAGGAAGGAGACCGGCTCGCCGCGCCGTTTCCTGCTCGAGCCTCTCGAAGGGGCCGGAGAGTTCATCGGCGGCAAGAGCGCCGACGTGAAGGGTCTGGAGACTCCCGACGATCGCACCGTGGTGCTGCGTCTGTCGAAGCCGTTCGCGCCGTTCCTGTCGCAGCTGACCATGGCCAACGCGGCCATCCTGCCGAAGGAGGTGTACGACGATCCGGGCAAGGCGTACCTGCGCGCGCCGGTCGGGTGCGGCCCCTTCAGGTTCGCGCGCTGGGAGCAGGCCAACTTCATCGAGCTCGCGGCCTTCGGCGGCTACTACGGCGGGAGACCGGCGCTGGACCGCGTGATCATCCGCATGATCGAGAACCGGGCGAGCGCCCTGCAGGAGTACATCGCCGGTGGACTCGACAGTCTCGACGAGACCCCCTCGGTGACGGACACGGCGATGATGGAGAAGATCGGCAAGGACGTCAGGAAATACCCCTTCATCGGCACCGGCTACATCGGCTTCAACCTGGCGCTCCCGCCGTTCGCCGGCAACCCGGATCTTCGAAAGGCGTTCAACTACGCCGTGGACAAGGCGTACCTGTGGGAGGTGCTCTCCCCCGGCGGGAACACGCCGGCCAACGGGATCATCCCACCCGGCATCCCCGGACACGACGCCGATCTGCCGGGCTACCCGCACGACGAGGCGAAGGCGAGGAGCCTCCTCGCGAAGGCGGGCTATCCCGGCGGGAAGGGACTTCCGCCGATCGCGCTGTGGGTGAACACGGGAGAGGACAACAGGAAGATCGCCACGCAGATCCAGTCCGATTTGAAGACGATCGGCGTCGACATCTCCATCCGTGAAGTCGACTGGGGCGCCTACATCTCCGGCGTGTCGGGCACAGCCGAGAAGCCCGGGCAGGCGCAGATGTTCCGTTTCGGCTGGTACCTCGACTACCCGGACGCCGACGCCATCCTGAGACCGCTCCTGTCCTCCGCGAACTGGGGACCGGCGGGGAATTTCGGCCGCTACAAGAACCCCGCGTTCGACGCGCTCGTCGATCGCGCTCTCTCGCTGACCGACCCGAAGGAGCGCGCCCTGCTGTACGGCAAGGCCGAGAAGATCGCCGTCATGGACGACGCCGTCTGGATCTTCCTCAACTACTACCAGTCGGAGACGCTCTACAAGCCGTACGTGAAAGGGGTCGTCCTGTCGCCGCTGGGCGAGTTCCGCCTGCCGCTCGAGCGGCTGCGGATCGAGAGGGACGCGATCTGA
- a CDS encoding ABC transporter permease: MRRLLGLVPVLLAAATLVWLFVFCLPGDPARLIAGGRVADPDVLSAIQKEWGLDRPAPLQYLTYLGKLLRLDLGTSYIQKRSVASIIAETFPATFILAIAAVLLATVFGLGLGSIAALNRGRLLDTLVLVLALLGMSIPVFWLGLMLMLVFAARLSWLPVLGYGMEGMVIPLTSIRLPEWDHLVLPAVTLSLVSMGAIARITRASLVEAGTADFLRTARAKGAGAARVFARHALQNALIPVVTVVGLNFASLLGGAVATEYVFAWPGLGKTIVRAIGLRDLPVVEGCSLFLTAVFVLASLGIDLLYLVLDPRIHYSSTA, translated from the coding sequence ATCCGACGCCTCCTCGGACTGGTGCCCGTGCTCCTGGCCGCCGCGACGCTCGTCTGGCTGTTCGTCTTCTGCCTGCCCGGGGACCCCGCGCGTCTGATCGCCGGCGGCCGGGTGGCCGACCCGGACGTCCTCTCCGCCATCCAGAAGGAGTGGGGACTCGATCGTCCGGCGCCGTTGCAATATCTCACGTACCTCGGCAAACTCCTGCGCCTCGACCTCGGGACGTCGTACATCCAGAAACGAAGCGTCGCGTCGATCATCGCCGAGACGTTCCCGGCCACGTTCATCCTGGCGATCGCCGCCGTCCTGCTCGCCACCGTCTTCGGGCTCGGGCTGGGATCGATCGCCGCCCTGAACCGGGGCAGGCTCCTCGACACGCTCGTGCTGGTCCTCGCTCTCCTGGGCATGTCCATCCCGGTCTTCTGGCTCGGCCTCATGCTGATGCTGGTGTTCGCCGCGCGTCTCTCCTGGCTTCCCGTCCTGGGCTACGGCATGGAGGGGATGGTGATCCCCCTCACCTCGATCCGCCTGCCGGAATGGGACCACCTCGTCCTGCCGGCCGTGACGCTGTCCCTGGTGTCGATGGGGGCGATCGCGCGCATCACGCGCGCCAGTCTCGTCGAGGCGGGCACCGCCGACTTCCTGCGCACGGCCAGAGCCAAGGGGGCCGGCGCCGCCCGCGTCTTCGCGCGGCACGCCCTGCAGAACGCCCTCATCCCCGTGGTCACCGTGGTCGGGCTCAACTTCGCGTCTCTCCTCGGGGGGGCGGTCGCGACCGAGTACGTGTTCGCCTGGCCGGGCCTGGGGAAGACGATCGTGCGCGCCATCGGTCTTCGGGATCTGCCCGTCGTCGAAGGATGCTCACTGTTCCTGACCGCCGTCTTCGTCCTGGCGAGTCTCGGCATCGATCTCCTCTATCTCGTCCTCGATCCCCGCATTCACTACTCCTCGACCGCCTAG